The genomic window CTCAAGCTCGACGCCGACCGTGCGATCTTCGAGCGGTTGCTCGGTATTACCGATGTGCTGGTCGAAAACTTCCGTCCCGGCACGATGGAAAAACTCGGCTACGGCTACGGCACTCTGAAACCACGCTTTCCCCGCCTGATCTATGCCGCGGCGTCGGGGTTCGGCCATACCGGTCCCTATTCGTCCCGGCCCGCCTACGACATGGTGGTGCAAGGCATGGGCGGCATCATGAGTTTGACCGGCTATCCCGGCGGGCCACCAACTCGAGTGGGGAGTTCGATCGGCGACATCACCGCCGGGTTGTTCACGGCGATCGGCGTCGCGTCCGCCCTGTTCCACCGCGCGCGCACGGGCGAAGGGCAGATGATCGACGTCGCTATGCTCGATTGCCAGGTCGCGATCCTGGAAAACGCCATCGCCCGCTACACCGCCACCGGCGAGGTGCCGGGGCCGCTCGGCGCGCGCCATCCGACCATCACGCCGTTCGGCGCCTTCACCGCAGCCGACAGGCATCTGATCATTGCCGCCGGCAACGACGCGCTGTTCGCGAAACTGTGCGAGGCGCTGGGGCGGACTGATCTCGTCGCCAATCCTCTGTTCCGCACCAACCCGCTGCGCACGGAGCACAACGCCGCACTCAAGGATGAAATGGAATCCGCGCTCGCTAAGAAGACCGTGGCCGAATGGCTGGCGATCCTGGAAAAAGCCGGCGTGCCGTGCGGTCCCATCAACAACGTCGCCCAGGTGCTGGCCGATCCGCACGTGCGCGCCCGCAACATGGTGGTGACGTCCGACGATCCCGTGGCGGGGAAGGTCACCATGGCGGGCAACCCGATCAAGATGTCGGCGTTCGCCGATCCGACGACGCGCGGGCGTGCGCCCGACCTCGACGCCGACCGAACGCGCATCTTGAAGGAACTCGGGCTGAATTAATCGTCGTTCTCGATCCGTTTGCGCGCGTCGGCGAGGCTCGTGACGAAATCCACGCCCGCCGGCCAGCCGGAGAGGTGGTGCTTCGGATCGCGGAGCAGCGCCAGCGTCGGAATGCCGGCGGCGCGCGCGGACGCGGCGCCTTGGGGCGAATCCTCGATCGCCAGCGCGGCAGCCGGCGCGCAACTCGTTCGCGCGAGCGCGGCGAGATAGGGATCCGGCGCTGGCTTGCCGCGCGCGACCGCGTCCCCTCCCACCACCACGTCGACCAAACCGTCAAGTCCCGCGCGCGCGAGCCAGGCACGGGTGCGCGCTTCGCCGTTGGAGGTGACGACACCGGTTGTCCATCCCTTCGTTTTCGCCGTCGTCAGCAGATCGCGCGCGCCCGGGCTCGGCGGCACCGCGCCGTAGACTTCTTCGATCAGCGCCTGATAACGCACGAGCAACTCGGCTTCCGGCTGGGGAAGGCCGTGGGTGGCTTTCAAAACGCGAATGCATTCCGGGATCGGGGGACCGTTGAGGCGGTTAAACTCGGCGTCGCTCGGAACCAGCCCCGCACCTTCCATGAACCGCCGGTAGACGGACTTCATCGCGTCGAGGCTGTCGGCGAGCGTGCCGTCGAGATCGAGCAATAAGGCGCGGGTCTCAGTCGGCGGCATCGTCGGGCTTCAGCCCCTCGCCCGTCTCGATTGCACGTCGGGCCTTGCGGCCGGCGATGCGATCAAGATGACGCGGGTGCGCCCCCAGGGTCCGTTGACCGGGGCGGAGAATGGCAAAATTATCGTTTTCGCGCAGGATTTCCCCTTTCTTGATCGGGCGCGTTGCTTGAAGACCGCGCCGGGCGTAAGCCGCGAGTTCCTGTTCGGCATCGAGCACGCGCTTTACGCCGTCTCCCAGCGCTTGTTCGGCCAAGCGCACTTCGGCGACGAGCCGCTTCAATTCATCCGGAATCAACGCAAACGAATGATCCGGGCCTGGCAACCGGTTGTCGAGCGTATAGTGCTTTTCGATTACGCGTGCGCCGAGCGCGACCGCCATGACCGGCCCGAGTGCCGGCTCGCGGCTATGATCGGAAAGGCCGGCTGCGACACCGAAGCGTTTCTTTAGCCACGGAATCGTCGATAGGTTGAGGCTCGTAATCGGTGCGGGATATTTCGCCGTACACTGCATCAAGCAGATATCCTTTCCGCCGTTGGCGTGAAACGTGTCCACCGCCCAGGCAATGTCGCTTTCGACGCTCGCTCCGGTCGACAGCACGAGCGGTTTGCCGGATCGACCGGCGAGTTCGAGCAGACGCAGATGGCTGATCTCGTAGGACGCGATCTTGTGAACCGCCACATGCGGGTCGATGGCGGCGAAATCTTCGGGTGAAAACGGGGTCGACATGAAAGCAATTCCGCGCGTGCGGCAGTAGGCGGCGAGCTCCGGCACCATGCCATGCGGCATGGCCAGATCGGCAAAGATGTCTCGGATATCCTCCTTGATGCCGGTATCGGAGAGATAGTCGCTGTGCCCCGCATTCGCGACGTAGACGCTTTCCGGACGGTAGGTCTGGAACTTGACTGCGTCGGCGCCGGCCTCTACCGCGACGTCGATCAGGGCCTTGGCCATGGCCATGTCGCGTTTGGCCGTACCCATACGCCAGTTTGAGCCGGCTTCGGCGATGACGAAAACCCGGCCGCGGCGCCAAAACGCGGGGGTCAATTCATCAACGTAGCGAACGATGGCGCAATCCTCGCCAGTGTCGGCAACCGTTTTGCGCGCGGGGCCGAGCTCCGCGTACCCGGCGTTAACGAAGGTCTTATGCGACGTTTTGTTTTCCGCGCGTACCTCGGCAATGACGCTGTCCACGCCTTGCGCGGTCAAGTGGGGGCGGATCGCGCGCAAGATCATCGTGCCCAGGCCGCGCCCGCGCACCTCGGGCGCGAGATTGATGGAGATATCCACGATCAATCCGGACAGTCCTTGCGGGTGCGCAATGCGCCGGAACCGCAAGAAGCCGACCCGCTTGCCATTTTCGAGCGCGAAAACCGGTTTGGGCGATCCATCGCTGGCAAAATAACGGTCGCGGTACTCGGGCCAGAAATCCTCCCACACCTTAGGCGCACGATGAAAAGCGCTGGCGAGTGATTGGGGGTCGTTGCGCCAAGCCATCACTTCCCGCGCGTGAGATTCGACCGGCAGGCACGATTCGAAGGATATGGTGGAAGAGGTCATATATGAACCATCGGCGGCACTGCCTGTCGCACGGGATCGTTTCGCGGAGGCGATAATAACGTTATCGTGGCGTTATGGTAACCGTTCACGCCCTTTCGCCCAATGTCGAGGTGATCGCCGGCAGCGAGGCCCCCGCCCTGCCCCCGGCCCTGGAAGCCGAAGTTACGGCGATCTGGAACGCGGAGCGGGCCCGCCGATACGGCCTAGTCGATGGACTCATCTTCAGCGTCGAGCGATTCTCGGCCGCCCGGATCGAGGGGCGCTATGTTCCCTACCGCCGTCTCGTCGCCCAGCGCGCCGATCCGACCTTGTTCGCCGATCTTCGCGTCCGTCCGCTCGCCGTGTCGGGCGTACTGACCTGCAAGGGGGGAATTGTGTTCGGCCGTCGGGCGGCGGACGTCGCCGACGATCCGGGCCGCTGGGAACTGGTACCCTCGGGCGGCGTGTCGCCGGACAGCGCCGGCCCAGGCCGCCGCGTCGACCTCGGCCGACAGATTTGCGCCGAACTGGCTGAAGAAGTGGGCCTGAAATCGGCCGACGTCAGTTCGCTCAAGGTGATTTGCGCGGTCGAGGACGACGAGACCCGCGTGATCGACGTCGGAATCGCGATCATGTCCCCGCTTATTAGCGCAGAGATTCTCGCCCGCCACGGGCGCAACGTCAGCCGCGAATATTCCGAACTCGCGGTCGTGTCCCGGCGCAACCTTACCGAGTTCGTCACTGCGCGTGCCGTTATTCCGGTCTCGCGCGCGCTGCTTGAGCAGGTCGGTTTCACATTCGCCAGATGAGCAGTCGTCCCCCGCGCCAGTCGTCGAGATCGACGACTTGATTCGGCGTTTCTCCGGGGACCTCGAAGGTGTTGGAGACGAACAGGCTGCCCGGAGACATTTCGCTTCGCGCTTTCCGGAACAGTTCGGCCATGGGCGCGGGCGAGAGAAACGCGTAGACCACGTCATAGCCGCCGAGGTGGTGGTTTCGGAAATCGCCGTGCATGACCCGGGCATGCGGCAAGCCGGCGAAGGTCGCACGCAACCAGGATAGCGCGAACGGCAGCGGCGCCGACTCGATGCCGAGAAATTCACCGTCGGCTCTTTTCGCCGCGAGGGCGAGCACGGTACCGCCGAGACCCGAGCCGAGATCGAGAAAACGTGCCCGCCCGGAGGGCAAAAGCCTCGCCAATTCCGCCTTGGCCCGCCGGCTGGAGAGATAGAGCGGAACCCGATTCGAACCCGCATTCCAAAAAACGAGCGCGAACACCCCGGACAGGACGAGGTACACCCACCCCGGAATCGGAAGCGCCAGCAATACGCCTGCCGCCGGCGGCAGGACGAGATTGATGGGTATCCACCAGCGCGCGAGGCCGAACCGGATACCGATTAAGCTGGCGGCGATTCCCTGGGCCGCGAGCACCAGCAACAGCGGCGGTGCCTTTCCGAACGCATATTCGGCGGCGAAGGAGATGCCGAAAGCGGCCATCGCGCCCGCGCCTTGCGCCAGCACCGCGGCGAAAAAGGGTACGTCTCCTCGGGCGGCAAGCAACGCCTCGGCGATTCGGGTCATGGCGCCATTCCGCCCAGCCCGTGATAGTTTCCGCGTGCGAACAGGAGCGGCTCGCGGTTCTCGTCGAATACGAGCCGTTCCACCTGTCCCACCACGATCACGTGATCGCCGCCGTCGTGACGCCCGGTCCGGACGCATTCGAGGTTGGCGACGCATCCCTCCAAGATCGGAACGCCACGAGCCCAAGCGTGCCAAGCGACATTCCGGAATCGGTCGCCATCGGTGGTAGAAAATGCCACTGACAGGTGGCGCTGCTCGACCGATAGGACGTTGACCGCAAAATGCTGCGCCGACTCGAACACGGAGGCCAAGCGGGCTTGCCGATCGAGGCAGATCAGCACCAACGGCGGCTCCAGCGACAAGGACGTGAACGCATTGACCGTCATGCCCTCGGGCTGGCCAGTGTTGGGGTCAAGGCCTGTTACCACCGTCACGCCAGTCGCGAATTGCCCCAGAGCGCGGCGGAACCGGTCGGCTGTGACGGGGTCGGATGGGATTCGTTCGGGTTGTCGCATGATCCTCGGATTCGGGTCGAAATCACGCGCCGAGCCCAGGGCGCGCGTATCGTCGGAATGGGAAAAAGCCCTGGGATCAGAGGCTATTACAGTTAACGGGGGGCGCGATAGCGCTTGAGTTTGACCGCAACCCCAACCAAACTAGCGCCCGCCGGGCAAAAGGCAAGACCGGGGCCGCCCAAAGTACGATTGGCATCGCGAACCCGGCCAGGGAATGCTCAAGGACAGCGATGTTCTTTATCATCGGCTTGATCGTCGTCTACGCCAGCGTCATCGGGGGCTATTCCGTCCACGGCAATCTCTCGGTTCTCTGGCAGCCGCTGGAATTCATCATCATTCTGGGCGCGCTGACCGGCGCCTTCATCATCTCCAGCCCAAAACCGGTCCTGATCGGCACGCTCAAGTCATTCGGCACCGCGATCAAGGGCGCCAAATACAAGCAGGTTCATTATCTCGAGCTGCTCGGCGTTCTCTACGCGGTGTTCCGGCTGGCCAAGACCAAGGGGGATCTTGCCCTCGAAAGCCACGTCGAGAAGCCGGCGGAAAGTCCCCTATTCGCCAATTTTCCGACTTTTCTCGCCGATCATCACGCGGTCGAGTTTCTATGCGATTATCTCCGCCTTGTCACCCTGGGGGCGAAGAGTCCGCACGACATTGAGGGGATCATGGACCGCGACCTTGAGGTCCATCATCAGGAACAGCACGCCATCGTCAGCACGATCCGGACGTTCGCCGACGGCGCGCCGGCGATGGGTATCGTTGCCGCCGTGCTCGGGGTGATCGTGACCATGGGGTCGATCACCGAACCGCCGGAAATCCTCGGCAAGCTGATCGGCGCGGCGCTGGTCGGCACCTTCAGCGGCATTCTCGTCTGTTACGGCACCATGTCGCCGATCGCCACCGCGGTCGAGGCCGCTAATAATTCGGACGCCGCTTATCTCGCCTGCATTAAGGCGGCGATCGTCGGCCATATGAACGGGTATGCCCCGCAGATTTCGATCGAATTCGCCCGTAAGCAGATTTCGTCCGACTTGCGCCCGACCTTCGCCGAGGTCGAGGCGATGATCCAGAACGTGCCGACGACCGCCTGAACGGGGCGGCCGAGGCATAATAGAACAAGTTCGCCATGGCTGAAAATTCCGCGGCACCCTCCGTCCAGCCAATCATCCTCAAGCGGATCAAGAAAGCCGCTCACGGATCGCACGGCGGCGTGTGGAAACTTGCCTACGCCGACTTCGTGACGGCGATGATGGCGTTCTTCCTGTTGCTGTGGCTCTTGAATTCCGTCACCCAGGAACAGTTGCAGGGCATCTCCAACTATTTCGCGCCGGTAACCACGTCGCGCTCGCAAACCGGCTCGGGCCAGGTGCTCGGCGGCAAGACCGTCGGCGACCCCGGCGCCGCGGAAAGCCCCACCTCGCGCGCGACCGTGACCCAGGATCTGCCTCCGCCCAAGGTCGGCACAGGTGCCGAAGCCGGCGAAGGCGCTGCCGAGGACGACGGCCGCAAAGCCCAGGAAGAGGAGCAATTCAAGGAAGCCGAACAGGAATTGCGCAAGGCGGTCGAAAGCGTGCCGGCGCTGCGCCAACTTGCCAACAGCCTGCTGATCGACAACACGCCCGAGGGCCTGCGTATCCAGATCGTCGACCAGCAGGGTCTCGCCCTTTTTCCTGCGGGCAGTTCCGAGATGTATCTGCACACCCGCCGGCTGCTCGAGGTTGTCGCCAAGGTTATTCTCGACCTTCCGCAGAAAATTTCGATCGCCGGCCACACCGACTCGACCGGCTATACCGACGAAACCAAGTTCAGCAACTGGGAGCTGTCGGCGGATCGGGCCAACGCCGCGCGGAGGACCCTGCTCGGGTTCCATGTTCCGAAGGAACGGGTCGGACTGGTCACCGGCAAGGCTTATGTCGATCCGCTCAAACCCGAGGATCCGGCCCATCCGAGCAACCGACGGCTGACGATCGTGTTGCTGCGCGGCACCGGCGATCCGGCCTCGGTGGTGAAAAAGCCGGCCCAAGGCGAGCCGCGCCGCATCCGCGAGGCCCTGCCCGGCCTCGATGCCATTCGCGAACGCCAAATTCAGGACGAAAACCGAACCGCGCCCCAATCCGCGCCGCCTTCGAATCCGGCCCCGGCGTCCCAGGCCGTGCCGCCCGCGCGCCCGCCCGCAACATCGCCCGCGATACCGTCCGCGAGCGCACCCCTGCCGCCTCCCGCCGCCGCGAGCGAATCCTCGCGGCAACAATTTAAAGGCGGCGGGGATTCGCCCGCCGCGCCGCCGGGAACGCAGCCGGCCGCGCGCGATATCCTTCCCGGCCTCGACGAAATCCGCGAACGTCAGCGGCGCGAGGACGCGGCGAAGAAACAGAAGCAATGAACAGGCACGCCCGCGTGGTTTAGTCTCGGCCATGAAGCTCAAGCCCATCCAAGACGCGCGGTTCTTCTTCGCCACCTCGCCGCTGGCTTGTCCGTATCTCGAGGGTCGGATGGAGCGCCGCGTGGTCGCCGAATTGGTCGGGCGCGACGCTGCCGCCCTGCACGACGCCCTCACCCACGCCGGATTTCGGCGCAGCCACGCCATCGTCTACGCACCCGCCTGCACCGGCTGCGACGCCTGCATTCCGGTTCGGATCGTCGCCCGCGACTTTCGCCCCAACCGGACCCAGGCGCGCCTGCTGGCCCAGGGTCGCGCGGCGTTCACCGTCGAGGAGCGGCCGCCGATCGCCACCCGCGAGCAGTTCTCCCTCTTCGTCGATTACCAGCAATCCCGCCATGCCGAAGGCGACATGGCGCGCATGGATTTCGAGGATTATCGGGCCCTGATCGAGGACACGCCGGTGGACACGGTGATCGTCGAGGTGCGCGATGGCGATCAATTGGTCGGCGCCTGCCTCGCCGATCGGGTCGGCGACGGTCTGTCGGCGGTCTACAGCTTCTTCGACTCTGAACGGGCCAAGGCGAGCCTCGGCACCTTCATGATCCTGTGGCTGGTCGAACGCGCCCGGTCGATGAAGAAGCCTTACGTCTATCTCGGCTATTGGATCGCCGATTGCCAGAAGATGTCCTACAAGTCGAAGTTCCGGCCGGTCGAAATGCGCGACGCGCGCGGTTGGCGGCTGCTGTCCGACGCGAAAGGCTGACATTGGGGCCATGAAACGCCGTAATTTTTTGCGTCGCGCTCTCGCCGCTTCCGCCGCCGCGCCGGCCGCCGCGTTCGGCGCCTCCGCGCTGGGCCAAGGCCGGCGCGAGCTGCGCATGGTCACGGCGTGGCCGAAGAATCTGCCCGGCCTCGGCACCGGAGCCGAGCGGCTCGCGCGCGCGATCGGCGAGGCGACCGACGGGGCGCTCATCATCAAGGTTTTCGCCGCCGGCGAACTGGTGTCGGCTGATGGCGCGTTCGACGCGGTCATCGACGGTACCGCCGATATCTACCATGCGCCCGATTATTATTTCCGCGACAAGTCGCCGGCGTTCAATTTCTTCACCACCATTCCGTTCGGCATGACCGCGGCCGAAATGGACGCCTGGATCTATCACGGCGGCGGCCAGCAACTGTGGGATGAAATCCACGCCTCGTTCGGCATCAAGCCGTTGCTTGCCGGCAATTCGGGCGTGCAGGCGTTCGGCTGGTTCCGGCGGGAGATCAAGGCGATTGAAGATTTCAAAGGTCTTCGCTTTCGCGTGTCGGGCTTGGCCGGGGAAGTGTTGCGGAATTTCGGCGTCGACCCCGTATCGCTGCCGCCCAACGGGATTTTCAGGGCATTCAAGAAGAACGAACTCGACGCGGTCGAATGGGTCGGCCCGTGGAACGACCTGGCCCTTGGCCTTCATAAGCTCGCCCGCTTCTACTATTTCCCCGGCGTGATGGAACCGAGCGCGGCGTTGACCTGCGGGTTCAACAAGCGCGTCTGGGATGGCCTGTCCGCCACTTATAAGAGGGCCATCGCCGACGCGGTCGCCGCCGACAACAAGCTGACCCAGTCGGAATTCTACGCCCGCAACATCGACGCCCTCGACACCCTCAAGAACGAACACGGCGTCCAGATCCGGCGCCTGTCGGACGACATCGTGCGTCAATTGGGAACGGCCGCGGGTGACGTGGTCGCCAAGCTCGGGCGCTCGGACGTGGCCACCCGCAAGGTTTACGACTCTTATCTCGCCTTCCGCAAGCGGGCGATCGCCTGGTCGGGCATCGCCCTTCAGTCGACACTCGCCGCTCGCGCCCTGCCCTTCAAGTTCGGGGGATGAGTTCCGCCGTCACGGTCCGCCGAATTTGCGCGAGGTCGGGAATCCCTTGAACGGCATCATGCCGGCCTGCCCGCGCTTGCCGATCCAGTCCTTGATCGCGGCCTCGGTGCGGGTCTGCTCCCTGGTTTTCCACACCAGCCCTTCCTTGAGGTTGAGGGTGGTGATGTCGGAAAGCCCGCCTTCCTTATAGCGCTGCAGGATAACCCCGCGCCCGCGCGCCATTTCCGGCAACTCGGCGAGCGGGAAGATCAAAAGCTTGCCCTTGGTGCCGACGCAGGCGATCGCGTCCGAACCCTCACGCACCACCGTGCACGCCGCGGCCCGTTCCTTGTCGCCGAGGTTGAGGATTTGCTTGCCGTTGCGGGTCTGCGCCAGCACCTCGTCCTCGGGGACGGTGAAGCCGCGCCCCTCGCGCGAGGCGACGATCAGCTTGCGCCTGCCCGCATATGGAAACAGGGCAACGACCTCGTGCTCGTTGCCGAGCTCGATCATCAGGCGGATCGGCTCGCCGTGGCCGCGCCCCGGAGGCAGCTTATCGCCGGCGAGCGTGTAAAACCGCCCGTTGCTGGCGAAGACCAGGATCTTGTCGGTGGTCTGGGCGTGCACCGCGAAGGCCGGCCCGTCGCCTTCCTTGAATTTCAGCTCGGAAAAATCGGCGAGGTGACCCTTGACCGTGCGCAGCCAGCCTTTTTCCGAACAAACCACGGTGATCGGTTCGCGCTCGACGAAGGATTCGATCGGCGGCGTTTCGGCGATCGGCGGCTTGCCGATCTGGGTGCGCCGCCGCCCCAGTTCCGTCTTGGCGCCGAACTCGCGGCGGATGTCCGCGATCTCGTCGGCGATCCGGCGCCAGCGCTTGCCTTCGTCCTTGAGCAGCGCCTTGATCTCGGCCCGCTCCGCGACCAGCGCCTTGTGCTCGGCTTTGATCTCCATTTCCTCGAGCTTGCGCAATTGGCGAAGCCGCATGTTGAGGATCGCTTCGGCCTGGGTCTCGGAGAGCTTGAAGGCGCTCATCAATTTGGGTTTGGGCTCGTCCTCGGTGCGGATGATTTTGATGACCCGGTCGAGATTGAGATAGGCGATCAGCAGGCCGTCGAGAATTTCGATCCGGGCCTCGATCTTGCCGAACCGGAACTTAGAGCGGCGCACCAGCACCTCGTGGCGGTGATCGAGGAACGCCTGCAACGCCTCGCGCAGGCCCATGACGCGCGGGGTGTTGTCGGCATCCAGCACGTTGAGGTTGAGGGCGACGCGGGTTTCCAGTTCGGTCTGGCGGAAGAGGTGCTCCATCAGCACCGCCGGATCGACCGCGCGGTTCTTGGGCTCCAGCACGATACGCACGGTTTCGGTCGATTCGTCGCGAATGTCGTCGAGCAGCGGCAACTTCTTCGCCTGCAGCAGTTCGGCGATCTTCTCGATCAGGCGCGATTTCGGAACCTGCCACGGGATTTCCGTTACCGCAATCCGCCACGTGCCGTGGCCGAGCTTTTCGACCTCCCAGCGCGCGCGGAGTCGAAAACTTCCCCGCCCGGTCTTGTAGGCTTCGACCACGGATTGGCGCGGCTCGACCAGCACGCCTCCGGTCGGAAAATCGGGACCCGGCACCAGTTCGGCCAGCGTGCCGGCGTGCGCCTTGGGCGACTTGATGAGATGCAGCAGCGCGTCGGCCAGCTCGCCCACGTTGTGGGGCGGGATGCTGGTCGCCATGCCGACCGCGATGCCGGCGGCGCCGTTGGCGAGCAGGTTGGGAAAACGCGCCGGCAGCACCACCGGCTCGGAGTCCTCGCCGTCGTAGGTCGGGCGGAAATCGACCGCGTCCTCGTCGATGCCTTCGAGCAGCGCGGTCGCCACCGCCGTCAGCCGCGCCTCGGTGTAGCGCATGGCGGCCGCGTTGTCGCCGTCGATGTTGCCGAAGTTGCCCTGCCCGTCCACCAGCGGATAACGCACGGCGAAATCCTGGGCGAGGCGCACCATGGCGTCGTAAACGGCGGTGTCGCCGTGCGGGTGGAATTTGCCGATCACGTCGCCGACCACGCGCGCGCATTTCTTGAATCCCTGGTCGGGATCGAGCCGCAACTGGCGCATGGCGTAGAGCAGCCGCCGGTGCACCGGTTTCAGGCCGTCGCGCACGTCGGGCAGCGAACGCGCCATGATGGTCGAGAGCGCATAGGCGAGATAGCGTTCCGACAACGCATCCGCCAGCGGCGTCGGACGGATGTCATCGTTCGCGGGGGATTCGGTCTTGGCGGGGCGTTTGCTCATGGGGCGGGTATAGAGAACTTGGCGCAGCGCGGTCAATCGCCGACCAAGCGGAGCATCGCCAAGCGCCGGCGCGCGGCGGGCAAGGGTTTGCCGTGGGGGGCGAAGACGTGGCGTTCGAGAAAGTGCGCGGTCAGCGCCAAGCCGCGTGCGACCGATTCGGCCCCGGCCGCTTCGGCGCCCCTGGCGAGGAATTCGGGCAGCGGCAGCAATCGCTCGCGCCACGGTCCGGCGGCATCCGCCGACACCGCGCGGCCCGTGCGCGGCGACACGAACGCGAGATTCGATTCGGTCCCGGTCGCGGCGCATCGGGTGAGATCGAGGCCGAAGCCGAGATCGGCGAGCAGGCGCACTTCCCAGCGGATATAAGCCTCAGGCCACGCGGGTTGTTCGGCGACCAGCGCGCCGAACAGAAGCGCGAGCGCGTCGTGCACCGCCGGGTGCGGCTCGCGCTCGGGTAAGGCCGCATCCGCGAGCGCGCACGCGGAGGCCAGCGCCGCGAGCCGCAGCGGGTCGTTAAACACCCCGGCGGCGAAGGTCCGGTCGGGTTCCAAGGTGAACGTGCCGAGATGTTCGGGCAACCTGGCCCGCCAGCGCGCGTGGACGGCGTTGCCGGGTTGCAACATGGCACGCCCGCGCTTCCCCCACCCACCCCGTACCAGGCCCGCGTGACGGCCGTGGACGCGGGTCAAAAGGGTCGCGACCGCAGCGGCCTCGCCGTGGCGGCGGGCCGAGAGCACGATCCCGTCGTCATTCCATTCCATGGAAGCCATCTTATGGTGCTCGCCGGACCGTCGCGCAACCGAGGAGGCCATGACGGGCCCGGTCGGGGGTGTTAAAGTGCGCGGCTGCCACGGTTTGCGTCGGAATCAGGAGAATGCCGTTCATGACCGATAAGAGTTTCGATTTTTCCGCGACCCACAAGAAATGGATGGAGCGCGATTCGGCTGTCGTGCTCGGCTGGCGCTACCACCCCAAGGTCATCTTCCGCTCGGGGCGCGGCACCGTCATCACCGACGTGGATGGCAAGGACTATTACGACCTCAACTCCGGGATGATGTCGCTGCCGCTCGGCCATTCGCACCCCGAGGTGACCGAGGTCATCCGCGACGTGGCCGGGAAAATGGTCCACCAGTCGTCGTGGTACACGAATCCGTGGGCGATCGAACTCGCCGAATTGATCGGCAGCACCCTTCCACCCGGCCTCAAGCTGGTCAATTTCGCGGTCACCGGCTCGGAGGCGAACGAGATCGGCATGCGCATGGCGATCGCCAAGACCGGAAAGTTCGACATTGTTTCCGTCATTCGCGGCTTGCACGGCGGTTCGCTCGCGGTCGAGGCGATGACCACCGTCGGCGGCGGCCGGCGCAAGGGCTTGGGGCCGCTGATCATGCCAGCGCGCGCCAACGCGATCCTGCCGCCGTTCTGCTACCGCTGTTCGGTCAACCTCACCTATCCATCCTGCGACGTGAAGTGCCTCAAGAC from Rhodospirillales bacterium includes these protein-coding regions:
- the motA gene encoding flagellar motor stator protein MotA, coding for MFFIIGLIVVYASVIGGYSVHGNLSVLWQPLEFIIILGALTGAFIISSPKPVLIGTLKSFGTAIKGAKYKQVHYLELLGVLYAVFRLAKTKGDLALESHVEKPAESPLFANFPTFLADHHAVEFLCDYLRLVTLGAKSPHDIEGIMDRDLEVHHQEQHAIVSTIRTFADGAPAMGIVAAVLGVIVTMGSITEPPEILGKLIGAALVGTFSGILVCYGTMSPIATAVEAANNSDAAYLACIKAAIVGHMNGYAPQISIEFARKQISSDLRPTFAEVEAMIQNVPTTA
- a CDS encoding GNAT family N-acetyltransferase yields the protein MTSSTISFESCLPVESHAREVMAWRNDPQSLASAFHRAPKVWEDFWPEYRDRYFASDGSPKPVFALENGKRVGFLRFRRIAHPQGLSGLIVDISINLAPEVRGRGLGTMILRAIRPHLTAQGVDSVIAEVRAENKTSHKTFVNAGYAELGPARKTVADTGEDCAIVRYVDELTPAFWRRGRVFVIAEAGSNWRMGTAKRDMAMAKALIDVAVEAGADAVKFQTYRPESVYVANAGHSDYLSDTGIKEDIRDIFADLAMPHGMVPELAAYCRTRGIAFMSTPFSPEDFAAIDPHVAVHKIASYEISHLRLLELAGRSGKPLVLSTGASVESDIAWAVDTFHANGGKDICLMQCTAKYPAPITSLNLSTIPWLKKRFGVAAGLSDHSREPALGPVMAVALGARVIEKHYTLDNRLPGPDHSFALIPDELKRLVAEVRLAEQALGDGVKRVLDAEQELAAYARRGLQATRPIKKGEILRENDNFAILRPGQRTLGAHPRHLDRIAGRKARRAIETGEGLKPDDAAD
- a CDS encoding arginyltransferase; translated protein: MKLKPIQDARFFFATSPLACPYLEGRMERRVVAELVGRDAAALHDALTHAGFRRSHAIVYAPACTGCDACIPVRIVARDFRPNRTQARLLAQGRAAFTVEERPPIATREQFSLFVDYQQSRHAEGDMARMDFEDYRALIEDTPVDTVIVEVRDGDQLVGACLADRVGDGLSAVYSFFDSERAKASLGTFMILWLVERARSMKKPYVYLGYWIADCQKMSYKSKFRPVEMRDARGWRLLSDAKG
- a CDS encoding flavin reductase family protein — encoded protein: MRQPERIPSDPVTADRFRRALGQFATGVTVVTGLDPNTGQPEGMTVNAFTSLSLEPPLVLICLDRQARLASVFESAQHFAVNVLSVEQRHLSVAFSTTDGDRFRNVAWHAWARGVPILEGCVANLECVRTGRHDGGDHVIVVGQVERLVFDENREPLLFARGNYHGLGGMAP
- a CDS encoding CoA transferase, whose amino-acid sequence is MMDMRGPLDGVMVLDLTRVLAGPYCTLVLSDLGARVVKVETPKGGDDARHFGPFVKDRSAYFVSLNRGKESIALDLKLDADRAIFERLLGITDVLVENFRPGTMEKLGYGYGTLKPRFPRLIYAAASGFGHTGPYSSRPAYDMVVQGMGGIMSLTGYPGGPPTRVGSSIGDITAGLFTAIGVASALFHRARTGEGQMIDVAMLDCQVAILENAIARYTATGEVPGPLGARHPTITPFGAFTAADRHLIIAAGNDALFAKLCEALGRTDLVANPLFRTNPLRTEHNAALKDEMESALAKKTVAEWLAILEKAGVPCGPINNVAQVLADPHVRARNMVVTSDDPVAGKVTMAGNPIKMSAFADPTTRGRAPDLDADRTRILKELGLN
- a CDS encoding NUDIX hydrolase, whose protein sequence is MVTVHALSPNVEVIAGSEAPALPPALEAEVTAIWNAERARRYGLVDGLIFSVERFSAARIEGRYVPYRRLVAQRADPTLFADLRVRPLAVSGVLTCKGGIVFGRRAADVADDPGRWELVPSGGVSPDSAGPGRRVDLGRQICAELAEEVGLKSADVSSLKVICAVEDDETRVIDVGIAIMSPLISAEILARHGRNVSREYSELAVVSRRNLTEFVTARAVIPVSRALLEQVGFTFAR
- a CDS encoding class I SAM-dependent methyltransferase → MTRIAEALLAARGDVPFFAAVLAQGAGAMAAFGISFAAEYAFGKAPPLLLVLAAQGIAASLIGIRFGLARWWIPINLVLPPAAGVLLALPIPGWVYLVLSGVFALVFWNAGSNRVPLYLSSRRAKAELARLLPSGRARFLDLGSGLGGTVLALAAKRADGEFLGIESAPLPFALSWLRATFAGLPHARVMHGDFRNHHLGGYDVVYAFLSPAPMAELFRKARSEMSPGSLFVSNTFEVPGETPNQVVDLDDWRGGRLLIWRM
- a CDS encoding HAD family phosphatase → MPPTETRALLLDLDGTLADSLDAMKSVYRRFMEGAGLVPSDAEFNRLNGPPIPECIRVLKATHGLPQPEAELLVRYQALIEEVYGAVPPSPGARDLLTTAKTKGWTTGVVTSNGEARTRAWLARAGLDGLVDVVVGGDAVARGKPAPDPYLAALARTSCAPAAALAIEDSPQGAASARAAGIPTLALLRDPKHHLSGWPAGVDFVTSLADARKRIENDD